CGGTCTCCGCGTGCGGCCGAACTCGCCCCCATCCTGACCGGCCTCGGCGCGTCCGTCACCGCCACGAAGGACGGTGGGCTCGTGGTGGTCGGCGTGGACGCGCCCACCATCGGCGATGCCGCCGTGACGGCGTCGATTCCCATCCACGGGCTGACGCCCCGCAGCGCCACGCTCGAGGACGTCTACCTGGAGATGACCAGCGAAGCGGCCGACTACCGGGCCGCCGAGAAGGAGGCGGTACGACCGTGACCACAGTGCAAAACAGTCCGGGTACGGCGGACACCCGCAGCACCGACGCGCCGACAGTGCCGTCCTCAGGGGTGTTCCGGGACGCGGTGGCCGCCGAGTGGATGAAGATCCGGACTCTTCGGTCGACGTACGCGTTCCTCGCCGGCGCCGTGGCGGCAACCCTGCTCGGGATGCTCGTCCTGTTCCTCCTCATCGGGTCCTTCGACCAGGCGACAGCGGCCGAGCAGGCGAACTATGAGACAGCCGACCTGACCGTGGTGGTCATGCCGTTCGTGATTTTCTTCGTCGGGTCGATCGGTGGCATGTCGATCACGAGCGAGTTCGGCACCGGCTCCATCGGCCCCGGCCTGCTGGCCGTGCCGCAGCGCCGGGTTCTGCTGGGCGCCAAGGCGACGGTGGCCGGCACGGTCGGCATGCTCTGCGGGTTGCTGTTCGCACTGCTGGCCGCGGTCGGCGCGACCCTGTTGCTGGGCGACCGTCCTGCGCCACTCAACCCCTGGCAGACCTGGACGGACGCGATACCGACGGTGCTCTGCGCGGCGCTCGTCGTGCTCGTCACCAGCATCGTTGCGACGGGTCTGGGAGCCGTGCTGCGCTCGACCGCGTCGACGCTGGTGACCCTGGGCGGCCTCGTCCTGGTGGCCCCGATCTTCGCGCACTTCCTGCCGACGACGTGGCAGCTGCGGTTTGGTTCGATCCTCCTCCCGAACCTGACACCACAGGTCGCGGGCGTCGACAACCCGTACCTGCTGTCGCAGACCGGTGCGGGTGCGGTGCTGGTCGCGTACGCGCTTGTCGCGCTTGGCGCTGGGGCATTGACCTTCGGTCACCGCGACGCATCCTGACTCAACCCCTCGAGGCGGGTCCGGCTGGTCGTCCCGCCCCGCTGCTCGGCATCGTGCTCCGCCGGTCAGGTCGGCGTGGGTGCGAGGAAGTCTCGTGCTCCTCGGAGCCGAGTGGTCAGCCGTGCCTGTGTCCGGGTGCTGTCCAGGCGTACGTCGACAGCACCCGGAAGGTCCGTGTCGGCGCGCCGGCCGGCGGGGAGCGCGGCCTGGTCGAGACCGTCGCGTCGGGCAATCAGCACGCCGAGTTCGTACCGGCTGACGGCGTCGGCACCGGCAACATGGTGGACCCCGGTGTGTGACGATGCCGCAAGTTCGAGTAGTGCCGAGGCCAGGTCGGTGACGTCCACGGGGCATCGCACATCGTCGGTGTAGAGGGCGCCGGTCACGGCGCCGGACGCCAGCGCGTGCACGAGCCGCTCCTGCGGGGAATCACCGTCACCGATGATCAGTGAGGTTCGGGCGATGACGGCGGACGGGGTTATGCCCTTGACCGCGGTCTCCGCCGCGGCCTTGGCGGCACCGTACGGTGTGGTGGGGTCCGGTTGGTGCGTCTCGTCGTAGCTGATTGCCGCACCGGAGAAGACCGCGTCGCTGGACACGTGCACGAGTCGGGCACCGATCGCCGCCGCGGCGAGGGCGACGTGCGTGCCGCCGTCAGCGGTGGTTGCCCAGTCGGACTGCCGGTACGCGGCATTGATGACCACGTCGGGGCGCATCCGCAGGGCCAGCGCTGTGACGTCGTCGCGGCACCGGATGTCGACCATGTGCCAGTCCACGCCAGTGATCGACGGAACGTGAGTGTGGAAGGTGGCGACGACGCGGTGACCGGCGAGTTGGGCCTGACGGGTGACCCTCCGTCCGAGAAGGCCACTGCCGCCGATCACAAGAAGATCCACGAGGCCACGG
The Micromonospora pisi DNA segment above includes these coding regions:
- a CDS encoding ABC transporter permease, whose product is MTTVQNSPGTADTRSTDAPTVPSSGVFRDAVAAEWMKIRTLRSTYAFLAGAVAATLLGMLVLFLLIGSFDQATAAEQANYETADLTVVVMPFVIFFVGSIGGMSITSEFGTGSIGPGLLAVPQRRVLLGAKATVAGTVGMLCGLLFALLAAVGATLLLGDRPAPLNPWQTWTDAIPTVLCAALVVLVTSIVATGLGAVLRSTASTLVTLGGLVLVAPIFAHFLPTTWQLRFGSILLPNLTPQVAGVDNPYLLSQTGAGAVLVAYALVALGAGALTFGHRDAS
- a CDS encoding sugar nucleotide-binding protein — encoded protein: MDLLVIGGSGLLGRRVTRQAQLAGHRVVATFHTHVPSITGVDWHMVDIRCRDDVTALALRMRPDVVINAAYRQSDWATTADGGTHVALAAAAIGARLVHVSSDAVFSGAAISYDETHQPDPTTPYGAAKAAAETAVKGITPSAVIARTSLIIGDGDSPQERLVHALASGAVTGALYTDDVRCPVDVTDLASALLELAASSHTGVHHVAGADAVSRYELGVLIARRDGLDQAALPAGRRADTDLPGAVDVRLDSTRTQARLTTRLRGARDFLAPTPT